Proteins encoded in a region of the Planococcus shixiaomingii genome:
- a CDS encoding MBL fold metallo-hydrolase has translation MFKRYPLRLNERIHLIDGYDLGIPERTGTYVIKEQQVTIVETGPSPSVPHVKKGLEKMGISLDEIKYIIVTHVHLDHAGGAGLLLQDCPNAQVVVHEKGARHLSDPKRLIAGAKAVYTDRFADLFEPIVPIPEDRLLVMGEADHLKIGPACTLEFLDTPGHANHHFSIYDPVSHGVFAGDTVGIRYEQLVDEGIDLFLPSTSPNQFDPKAMQRAIERLRAMELGAIYYGHFGMTTRPTAALTQVGEWLPIFVEQAKAVAAEGKGPDVLAQRLYDLVVEKLQAKSVRDDHEVYALIELDLQVSAMGLLEYLGKQE, from the coding sequence ATGTTCAAACGATACCCGCTTAGGCTCAATGAACGGATTCATTTAATTGACGGTTACGATTTAGGAATTCCCGAACGGACCGGAACGTATGTAATTAAAGAACAACAAGTGACCATTGTTGAAACGGGGCCAAGTCCATCTGTTCCCCATGTAAAAAAAGGTTTGGAAAAAATGGGGATTTCGCTTGACGAAATTAAATACATCATCGTCACCCATGTCCATCTCGACCATGCGGGAGGAGCCGGTTTACTGCTTCAAGACTGCCCGAATGCACAAGTGGTGGTCCATGAAAAAGGAGCGAGGCACCTGTCTGATCCGAAGCGCTTGATAGCGGGAGCGAAAGCCGTTTATACGGACCGGTTCGCCGATTTGTTTGAGCCGATTGTGCCGATACCGGAAGACCGGCTGCTCGTCATGGGAGAAGCCGACCATTTGAAAATCGGTCCAGCGTGCACTTTGGAATTCCTGGATACCCCGGGCCACGCGAACCACCACTTCAGCATTTATGATCCGGTTTCCCATGGCGTCTTCGCCGGTGATACGGTCGGAATCCGCTATGAGCAATTGGTTGACGAAGGAATCGATTTATTTTTGCCGTCGACGTCGCCGAACCAATTTGACCCTAAAGCGATGCAGCGGGCTATTGAACGCCTGCGAGCGATGGAGCTGGGAGCTATTTATTATGGCCATTTCGGCATGACCACAAGGCCGACTGCAGCCTTGACACAAGTGGGCGAATGGCTCCCCATCTTTGTGGAACAAGCAAAAGCTGTAGCGGCGGAAGGAAAAGGGCCGGACGTGCTGGCGCAGCGCTTGTACGATTTGGTAGTTGAGAAACTGCAAGCGAAAAGTGTGCGCGATGATCACGAAGTTTATGCACTTATCGAACTAGACCTCCAAGTTAGCGCAATGGGCTTATTGGAATATTTAGGGAAACAAGAATGA
- a CDS encoding aldo/keto reductase, giving the protein MKKLTLGTSNLSVSNIALGCVNMGKLQVEEAREVIENAVDLGINFFDHADIYSDGKSEEVFGEVIGKTPSRRDQIVIQSKAGIRNGYYDFSKEHLLKMVDGSLKRLKTDYLDSFLLHRPDALMEPEEVAEAFNQLQESGKVRHFGVSNHNPMQIELLKKYVKQDLIVNQLQLSVMHTGMMDAGVNVNTRHDNSINRDGSILDYSRLNGMTVQAWSPFRYGQFEGFFVDNDEMPEINAKLQEIADNYNVTKSAIAIAWILRHPAKIQAIVGTMTPERLTNIAKASELEISREEWYEIYRAAGNQVP; this is encoded by the coding sequence GTGAAGAAATTGACATTAGGAACCAGTAATTTAAGCGTTTCGAATATTGCACTCGGTTGTGTAAACATGGGCAAGCTGCAAGTTGAAGAAGCGAGAGAGGTTATAGAAAACGCAGTGGACCTGGGAATAAACTTTTTTGACCATGCCGATATTTATTCCGATGGCAAATCGGAAGAAGTTTTTGGAGAAGTGATTGGCAAGACTCCGTCCAGACGCGATCAAATCGTTATCCAGTCAAAAGCCGGCATCCGCAACGGCTATTATGATTTTTCAAAAGAACACTTATTGAAGATGGTGGATGGCAGTCTGAAGCGGCTGAAAACCGATTATTTGGATAGCTTCTTGCTTCATCGGCCAGATGCTCTGATGGAACCGGAAGAAGTGGCAGAAGCGTTCAATCAGTTGCAGGAAAGCGGGAAGGTTCGCCATTTCGGCGTCAGCAACCATAATCCGATGCAAATTGAATTGCTGAAAAAATACGTGAAACAGGACTTGATCGTTAATCAGCTGCAATTGAGTGTCATGCATACCGGAATGATGGATGCAGGCGTCAACGTGAACACGCGCCACGACAATAGCATTAACCGCGATGGCAGCATCCTCGATTACAGCCGATTGAATGGTATGACGGTCCAGGCGTGGTCACCTTTCCGCTATGGCCAATTTGAAGGTTTCTTCGTTGATAACGACGAAATGCCGGAAATTAATGCGAAACTGCAGGAAATTGCCGACAACTACAACGTCACCAAATCAGCGATTGCCATTGCCTGGATTTTGCGCCATCCGGCAAAAATCCAGGCAATTGTCGGGACCATGACGCCGGAGCGGTTGACCAACATCGCAAAAGCATCCGAACTGGAAATTAGCCGCGAAGAATGGTACGAAATATACCGGGCAGCCGGTAACCAAGTACCATAA
- a CDS encoding bile acid:sodium symporter family protein, with product MKFIEVLSAFAGKYFAFLVVGIAVLAFFIPAPFVGFGGYIAILLGIVMFGMGLTLKPVDFKIVASKPLPVITGVCAQFIIMPLVAFALAYILQLPPELAAGLILLGCVPGGTASNVMVYLAKGNVALSVAMTSLSTLLAPIVTPLLLLLLAGQWMPVDPVAMFMSIIQVIIVPIALGLIISKFFPKAVEKSISVVPLISVIAILIIVSAVTAANAENVVSAGFVVFVAVFLHNGFGLLLGYFTAVMLGLNENDRRAISIEVGMQNSGLGVALATAHFSPLAALPSVWGAIWHNISGPILATIWSKKPVKEERTGRDAVKPKAVPTSSKL from the coding sequence ATGAAATTCATTGAAGTGTTAAGTGCTTTTGCAGGGAAATATTTTGCGTTTTTAGTTGTTGGCATCGCGGTTCTCGCATTCTTTATTCCCGCACCATTTGTAGGATTTGGAGGATATATAGCAATTTTATTGGGAATCGTCATGTTCGGCATGGGGCTGACATTGAAACCGGTCGACTTTAAAATCGTTGCGTCAAAACCGTTGCCGGTCATAACTGGGGTTTGTGCACAGTTCATCATTATGCCATTAGTCGCTTTTGCGTTGGCGTATATCTTGCAGTTGCCGCCCGAACTGGCAGCTGGGCTGATTTTGCTAGGCTGTGTTCCCGGAGGGACGGCTTCAAACGTCATGGTGTATTTAGCGAAAGGGAATGTCGCTTTGTCAGTAGCGATGACGTCGCTTTCTACCTTGTTGGCTCCAATTGTGACGCCTCTTCTCTTGCTTTTGCTTGCCGGTCAATGGATGCCTGTTGATCCAGTTGCAATGTTCATGTCCATCATCCAAGTAATCATTGTGCCGATTGCATTAGGCCTTATCATCAGCAAATTTTTCCCGAAAGCTGTAGAAAAAAGCATCTCTGTTGTGCCGTTGATTTCTGTTATTGCCATATTGATCATTGTTTCAGCCGTTACTGCGGCGAACGCTGAAAATGTTGTCAGTGCCGGATTTGTCGTGTTTGTAGCTGTTTTCCTTCATAACGGTTTTGGCTTATTGCTTGGTTACTTTACAGCGGTCATGCTTGGGTTGAATGAAAACGATCGTAGAGCCATCTCCATCGAAGTCGGCATGCAAAATTCCGGCCTTGGCGTTGCGCTAGCAACTGCGCATTTCAGCCCGCTTGCAGCGCTTCCAAGTGTGTGGGGAGCGATTTGGCACAACATCAGCGGACCGATTTTAGCGACCATTTGGTCGAAAAAACCGGTTAAAGAAGAACGAACTGGGCGCGATGCTGTGAAACCGAAAGCGGTGCCGACATCCAGCAAATTATAA
- a CDS encoding TRM11 family SAM-dependent methyltransferase: MNKFSESNGFIYTYAYTSDEKALCKLEMRALFGKDTDEKLVKSPRDVDPSRSPFIKERIEILFEGDQIADILSQMPAVQLSGKTFKVIFVKINSLPEADQVEYWQKREIESQLGRLITGKADVRQPDRTFGIVSFQGRWYFGNYKQSESVWFRHQKKPNGYSTALSTKVARAVANIAAPNIAGIKMIDPCCGIGTVLVEGLSMGMDIVGRDINPLVVNGSRENIAHFQLKGNVDLGPISEVKELYDVAVIDMPYNLYTSATPEEQFSILKHANSFTEKLIVVTLDNLDSMVERAGFIITDRCIAKKAGFSREILVCKKERA, translated from the coding sequence TTGAATAAATTCAGTGAGTCGAACGGCTTTATCTATACATATGCCTATACTTCAGATGAAAAAGCGTTATGCAAATTAGAAATGCGGGCGTTATTCGGAAAAGATACGGACGAGAAGTTAGTGAAAAGTCCAAGGGATGTCGATCCGAGCAGGAGCCCTTTCATCAAAGAACGCATAGAGATCCTCTTTGAAGGAGATCAAATAGCAGACATTTTAAGCCAAATGCCAGCAGTTCAGTTGAGTGGAAAAACCTTTAAAGTGATTTTTGTGAAAATCAATAGTCTGCCCGAGGCCGACCAGGTGGAATATTGGCAAAAGCGTGAAATTGAAAGCCAACTCGGGCGTTTAATTACAGGAAAAGCGGATGTCCGTCAACCGGACAGAACTTTCGGGATTGTCTCTTTCCAAGGCCGCTGGTATTTTGGGAACTACAAGCAAAGTGAATCTGTCTGGTTTCGGCACCAGAAAAAACCGAACGGTTACTCTACAGCACTGAGTACAAAAGTTGCCAGGGCAGTAGCGAATATAGCGGCTCCGAATATCGCTGGCATCAAGATGATTGATCCGTGCTGCGGCATCGGCACCGTTTTGGTGGAAGGGCTGTCCATGGGCATGGATATTGTAGGACGGGACATTAATCCTTTAGTCGTGAACGGATCCCGTGAAAATATCGCTCATTTTCAATTAAAAGGAAATGTTGATTTAGGGCCGATTTCTGAAGTGAAAGAACTTTACGATGTGGCTGTTATTGATATGCCGTATAACTTATATACAAGTGCCACTCCGGAAGAGCAGTTCTCTATATTGAAACATGCCAATTCGTTTACTGAAAAATTAATTGTGGTAACGCTTGATAACCTTGATAGTATGGTTGAGCGGGCTGGGTTTATTATCACTGACCGCTGCATAGCAAAAAAAGCGGGTTTTTCCCGTGAAATTCTTGTTTGTAAAAAGGAAAGAGCTTAA
- a CDS encoding ZIP family metal transporter, whose product MAAGERVSGMGSALLWGAVAGAANLIGSFIVLAIALPQRLIAYVMALGTGALIGAVCFELLAEALELGDFLDIAFGFLGGAALFTVFDLIVTNRGGMHRKRSGHGADKPVHSDEGTGLAIFIGTVMDALPETAMIGLGIAQGGGVGIALIAAIFISNLPEGISSTTGLRKSGYSIEKILFMWTFVLLASAASSLFGYAVLNEASESTHAIVSSFAAGAIVAMIASTMMPEAHEKGGPMVGLITAGGVFITLLLG is encoded by the coding sequence ATGGCGGCTGGGGAAAGGGTGAGTGGGATGGGCTCGGCTCTATTATGGGGAGCGGTCGCGGGAGCAGCGAATTTGATCGGCTCTTTTATTGTTTTAGCCATAGCTTTGCCGCAGCGTCTGATCGCATATGTGATGGCGCTCGGAACAGGTGCTTTAATCGGAGCGGTCTGCTTTGAACTATTGGCAGAAGCGTTGGAACTTGGTGATTTTTTAGACATCGCGTTTGGTTTTTTGGGCGGAGCTGCTTTATTTACTGTTTTTGATTTAATTGTGACGAATCGCGGTGGCATGCACCGCAAACGTTCGGGCCATGGAGCTGATAAGCCCGTCCATTCTGACGAAGGCACCGGACTCGCTATATTTATCGGTACTGTCATGGACGCGTTGCCGGAAACCGCTATGATCGGCCTCGGCATTGCCCAAGGGGGAGGTGTGGGAATTGCGCTCATCGCCGCGATTTTTATCAGCAACTTGCCTGAAGGCATTTCCAGTACGACTGGACTCCGAAAGAGCGGATACAGCATAGAGAAAATTTTGTTTATGTGGACGTTTGTATTGCTGGCTTCTGCTGCAAGCTCGCTTTTTGGTTATGCGGTACTGAACGAGGCTTCTGAATCGACGCATGCCATCGTCTCGTCGTTTGCAGCGGGTGCCATTGTCGCGATGATTGCGTCCACCATGATGCCAGAAGCGCATGAAAAAGGCGGACCTATGGTGGGATTGATTACAGCGGGCGGTGTATTTATCACATTGTTACTGGGGTGA
- a CDS encoding FAD-binding oxidoreductase has translation MELQTTLELVKMLKSELAEEQVTVNETVKEIHSRDESYHFPQLPDIVVFPRSTEEVSKIMKLSAAHHVPVTPFGLGSSLEGNAIPTQGGITIDFSLMNKVLEVLENDFLVKVQPGVTRSQLNKELKKYGLFFSVDPGADATLGGMAATNASGTTSVKYGVMRDQVRDMEVVLADGMVIHTGNRAAKSSSGYHLNGLFTGSEGTLGCFTELTLRVYGIPEHVAAARAAFPSIHHAVEAVVSILQAGIPIARVELVDEASIRQVNRFSDTDYLEKPTLFLEFHGNEAGLKQDVEFTEELVASHECEDVHFETDNAGRNALWEARHNLAYAYIHGNPGRKLMVTDVCLPISELAGAVGHAREQVEKLGLIGGIVGHVGDGNFHVLLMLDLNDPVEVAKGNQLNEQIVLYALERGGTCTGEHGVGIGKQKYQQQEHGDALVVMEKIKRALDPSNLLNPGKIIATDKKGAIL, from the coding sequence ATGGAACTTCAAACAACTTTAGAGCTCGTCAAAATGTTGAAATCTGAACTTGCAGAAGAACAAGTGACGGTCAATGAAACCGTCAAAGAAATCCACAGCAGGGATGAATCTTATCATTTTCCGCAACTTCCTGACATCGTCGTTTTTCCGCGATCTACGGAGGAAGTAAGCAAAATCATGAAGCTATCTGCTGCCCATCATGTGCCGGTTACACCATTCGGATTAGGCTCCAGTTTGGAAGGCAACGCGATTCCAACGCAAGGCGGCATCACGATTGATTTTTCATTAATGAATAAAGTGCTGGAAGTGCTGGAAAACGATTTTTTAGTAAAGGTTCAACCCGGCGTGACAAGAAGTCAGCTGAACAAAGAATTAAAGAAATACGGGCTGTTTTTCTCGGTCGATCCAGGGGCAGACGCAACACTCGGCGGTATGGCCGCCACAAACGCCAGCGGCACGACTTCCGTAAAATATGGCGTCATGCGGGATCAGGTGCGCGATATGGAAGTTGTACTAGCTGATGGCATGGTCATTCATACTGGAAACAGGGCGGCTAAATCGTCTTCAGGTTATCACTTGAACGGACTTTTCACAGGATCTGAAGGCACGCTTGGCTGTTTCACGGAATTAACGCTCCGTGTTTACGGCATACCTGAACATGTGGCTGCTGCGAGAGCCGCGTTTCCATCCATTCATCATGCGGTAGAAGCGGTCGTATCCATTTTGCAAGCGGGTATTCCAATCGCCCGGGTTGAATTGGTTGACGAAGCATCCATTCGCCAAGTAAATCGTTTTAGCGACACCGATTATTTGGAAAAACCAACTTTGTTTCTCGAGTTCCACGGCAACGAGGCGGGATTGAAACAGGACGTCGAGTTTACGGAAGAATTGGTAGCAAGCCATGAATGCGAAGATGTTCATTTTGAAACAGACAACGCGGGCCGCAACGCTTTATGGGAAGCGCGCCACAATTTGGCTTACGCTTATATCCATGGCAATCCTGGAAGAAAGTTGATGGTTACGGATGTTTGCCTTCCGATTTCGGAACTGGCTGGAGCTGTTGGGCATGCTAGAGAACAAGTTGAAAAACTTGGCTTGATAGGCGGCATTGTCGGGCATGTTGGCGATGGGAACTTCCATGTGCTTTTGATGCTCGATCTGAACGATCCAGTAGAAGTGGCAAAAGGAAATCAACTGAATGAGCAAATTGTCTTGTATGCCTTAGAACGCGGAGGGACCTGTACAGGTGAACACGGTGTCGGAATCGGCAAACAGAAATACCAGCAACAAGAACATGGTGACGCACTCGTGGTCATGGAAAAAATCAAACGCGCTCTAGATCCGTCTAATTTATTGAATCCAGGAAAAATTATAGCGACGGATAAGAAGGGGGCCATACTATGA
- a CDS encoding NAD(P)H-hydrate dehydratase, whose amino-acid sequence MANVDNSAGIWDAENVRSTLPKRNEDSHKGTYGTGLLIAGSPNMPGAAMLAGIGAMRSGVGKLVIGTAEEVIPVVVQRLPEATYERNGLIQLAEGKLTLDQFRVIAIGPGIVPNELAEKAIAKILESDVPVVLDAGALSKRDYHERQAPTILTPHPLEFARITGVKVNELQQNREHYAQVCAKKLGVTIVVKGQHTIVAFPDGETWKNGTGNSALAKGGTGDTLTGMLLGLLCIHDNWKHAVLNAVFLHGACADAWTEKRSAHTLLAHELTDFLPEVWKSYE is encoded by the coding sequence ATGGCCAATGTAGATAATAGTGCCGGGATCTGGGATGCCGAAAATGTAAGGTCCACTCTTCCCAAAAGAAATGAAGACAGCCATAAAGGTACGTATGGAACTGGCTTATTGATTGCCGGCAGTCCGAATATGCCGGGAGCGGCTATGCTTGCCGGAATCGGTGCCATGCGCAGCGGAGTCGGCAAGCTGGTGATTGGAACGGCGGAGGAAGTGATTCCAGTTGTTGTCCAGCGTTTACCGGAAGCCACGTATGAACGAAACGGCTTAATACAACTAGCTGAAGGAAAATTGACGCTTGACCAATTCCGGGTTATTGCGATAGGTCCAGGCATTGTTCCCAACGAACTGGCTGAAAAAGCAATCGCCAAAATCTTGGAAAGTGACGTACCGGTTGTTTTGGATGCAGGTGCTTTATCAAAGCGAGATTACCATGAAAGGCAAGCACCAACCATTTTAACTCCCCATCCTTTGGAATTTGCCCGGATTACCGGAGTAAAAGTAAACGAACTTCAGCAAAACCGGGAGCATTACGCGCAAGTTTGCGCAAAAAAACTTGGAGTCACCATTGTCGTTAAAGGACAACATACTATTGTCGCCTTCCCAGACGGCGAAACGTGGAAAAATGGAACGGGCAACAGCGCTTTAGCAAAAGGCGGCACTGGCGATACGTTGACCGGCATGCTGCTTGGCCTGTTGTGTATACACGACAATTGGAAACACGCTGTCCTTAATGCGGTTTTTCTTCACGGAGCTTGTGCGGACGCCTGGACCGAAAAGCGCTCGGCCCATACACTGCTCGCCCATGAATTGACAGACTTTCTTCCGGAAGTATGGAAGAGCTACGAATAA
- a CDS encoding aminoglycoside 6-adenylyltransferase translates to MEKMKNTLAKRDFLLPRYRKSLQEVIEEHLLKDEKVLAVFYGGSIGSNSEDLFSDIDLRIVVDEKDLDEFIAAKRNLAERYGRVLFFEEMDPRSPYTVAHYDDFIKVDTFYYQPKNLTPSVWLKEIKIVKDSNGLMEGIHSSSQLLDYTLTKDEVAVWRNKFLANLHEVYRRAMRGEVYYALKSLDSLRLSMATGWYMAQGIQPNGYGYWTHYEGEKSRLTAEQQSHLASWYAGRDASDIVAVSREMLLEFKKVHQSLCEKTGDEENLSRLDEIINLVL, encoded by the coding sequence ATGGAGAAGATGAAAAATACACTGGCAAAACGGGATTTTCTGCTGCCTCGGTACAGAAAATCGCTTCAAGAGGTTATAGAAGAACATTTACTGAAAGACGAAAAAGTATTAGCTGTATTTTACGGAGGATCGATTGGTTCGAACTCGGAAGATCTTTTCTCGGATATCGATCTTCGCATAGTGGTGGATGAAAAAGATTTAGATGAATTTATTGCAGCGAAGCGAAACTTGGCAGAGCGGTACGGGCGGGTATTGTTTTTTGAAGAAATGGATCCCCGTTCACCGTATACGGTGGCCCATTATGATGATTTTATAAAAGTCGATACGTTTTATTATCAGCCAAAAAATTTAACGCCTTCGGTATGGCTGAAAGAAATTAAAATCGTTAAAGATTCCAATGGATTGATGGAGGGCATCCATAGCAGTTCTCAACTTTTGGATTATACCCTGACAAAAGACGAAGTTGCAGTTTGGCGCAATAAGTTTCTGGCCAATCTCCATGAAGTCTACCGCAGGGCGATGCGCGGAGAAGTTTATTATGCGCTGAAGAGTTTGGATAGTCTGCGTCTTTCGATGGCGACAGGGTGGTATATGGCACAAGGCATTCAACCGAATGGATACGGTTACTGGACCCATTATGAAGGGGAAAAAAGCCGATTAACTGCTGAGCAGCAATCGCATTTGGCAAGCTGGTACGCTGGCAGGGATGCTTCTGATATCGTGGCTGTCAGCCGGGAAATGCTTTTGGAATTCAAAAAAGTTCATCAATCTCTTTGTGAAAAAACCGGAGATGAAGAAAATCTGAGTAGGCTGGATGAAATAATCAACCTTGTTTTATGA
- a CDS encoding NIPSNAP family protein yields MIYRRKTYRLNPVYLILFNKHFNRSLLPAQQKYGAHLIGSWMAAEAKDSVEVFAIWQYASMEEYQQIEQQVRNDREHMERVETGINLSAQERKLTTSF; encoded by the coding sequence GTGATTTACCGCAGGAAAACTTATCGTCTGAATCCGGTTTATTTGATTCTTTTCAACAAACACTTTAACCGGTCGCTTTTGCCGGCTCAACAGAAATATGGCGCGCACTTAATCGGCAGTTGGATGGCGGCTGAAGCCAAAGACAGTGTGGAAGTTTTTGCTATTTGGCAATACGCCAGCATGGAGGAATATCAGCAAATCGAGCAGCAAGTAAGAAATGACCGGGAACATATGGAGCGGGTAGAAACTGGTATAAATCTATCGGCGCAAGAGCGGAAGTTGACCACGTCTTTTTAA
- a CDS encoding FAD-binding oxidoreductase, giving the protein MLSAVARYFNVIIYLILFGCSLQVYISLIKEPHLEDSSRLMTVKMKTIKADETEEQLKNVVLDAAKEGDSISIAGMQHSQGGQTLYPNGILLDMKPYNKILDFDKEDKKITVQSGATWADIQEYINPYGLALRVSQSQNIFTVGGTLSVHAHGLNIRDGALIDTIESFRLLTAEGKILTVSRNENKELFSLAIGGYGLFGVILDVTLELTDNELYRMEGKTLRYDDYSSYFKETVLPNPDIKMHLARISIAPETFFKEMYAINYEMAPDQNELAQYAALKREPIIAVPKFFLGLSRINDTGKELFWKTQKQYVNRVTGKLISRNNAMRSDSVFMEYSNDGRTEVLQEYFVPVENFEAYLDDLRTLIKDEEALNLLNITVRYVEKNEEPVLAYADEDMFSLVLLLNQGKDEESIEETRKVVQSMIDVTLKHDGSYYLPYYGFATKGQMAEAYPRSEEFFQLKYSYDPDHRFRNLFFEEYQ; this is encoded by the coding sequence TTGTTGAGCGCCGTGGCACGATATTTTAATGTAATCATTTATCTCATTTTATTCGGCTGTTCACTGCAAGTATATATCTCTTTGATAAAAGAGCCGCATCTTGAAGATTCAAGCCGCCTTATGACTGTCAAAATGAAAACCATCAAAGCGGATGAAACCGAAGAACAGTTAAAAAACGTCGTGCTTGATGCAGCTAAAGAGGGGGACTCCATCTCCATTGCCGGCATGCAGCACAGCCAAGGCGGGCAAACTCTTTACCCCAATGGCATTTTGCTCGATATGAAGCCTTACAACAAAATCCTTGATTTTGATAAGGAAGACAAAAAAATAACGGTCCAGAGCGGGGCAACTTGGGCAGATATTCAAGAATACATAAATCCATACGGTTTAGCGCTAAGAGTCAGCCAATCGCAGAATATTTTTACCGTCGGCGGTACTTTAAGCGTTCACGCTCACGGTTTGAATATTCGGGATGGCGCTTTAATAGATACCATTGAATCGTTTCGGCTCCTTACAGCAGAAGGGAAAATTTTAACCGTTAGCAGGAATGAAAACAAGGAACTGTTTTCATTAGCCATTGGAGGATACGGATTATTTGGTGTCATTCTGGACGTCACGTTGGAATTGACGGACAACGAACTCTACAGAATGGAAGGGAAAACGCTTCGATATGACGATTATTCTTCATATTTTAAGGAAACTGTTCTTCCGAACCCGGATATCAAAATGCATTTAGCGCGGATTTCCATCGCTCCTGAGACATTTTTTAAAGAAATGTATGCCATTAACTACGAAATGGCTCCGGATCAAAACGAATTAGCCCAATATGCAGCGTTAAAACGGGAACCGATCATCGCCGTGCCGAAATTTTTCCTTGGTCTGTCCCGCATAAACGACACCGGAAAAGAATTGTTTTGGAAAACGCAGAAACAATATGTCAACAGGGTCACCGGAAAATTGATTTCCAGAAACAATGCCATGCGTTCCGATTCCGTATTTATGGAGTATTCGAATGACGGGCGGACAGAAGTGCTGCAGGAATACTTTGTGCCGGTGGAAAATTTTGAAGCGTACCTTGATGACCTCCGTACTCTCATAAAAGATGAAGAAGCATTAAATTTATTGAACATTACGGTCCGCTATGTTGAAAAAAACGAAGAGCCTGTTCTTGCTTATGCCGACGAAGATATGTTTTCTCTCGTGCTGCTTCTTAATCAAGGAAAAGACGAGGAAAGCATTGAAGAAACAAGAAAAGTCGTCCAAAGCATGATTGACGTAACTTTAAAGCATGATGGCAGCTATTATTTGCCTTACTACGGCTTTGCGACAAAAGGGCAAATGGCTGAGGCTTATCCGCGGTCGGAAGAGTTCTTTCAGTTAAAATACAGCTATGACCCGGACCACCGCTTTAGGAATCTGTTTTTCGAGGAGTACCAGTGA
- a CDS encoding MFS transporter: MNFKRFILYQGAVGMAAGMIFPFYILLLKDIGNSYSQFGWAYGLFALTAALSFPVIGKLADRIGDKWLMLVYSWGMALLLLVFPLAFEIWHVYVLQIAMGLLGAVQKNTEKTVLARTVKKETAGKEIGTYHVWTSIGISLAVIATGYLVDFLTIGSIFYIASLVFAWSGFHIMKIEDVPSAAK; encoded by the coding sequence ATGAACTTTAAACGATTTATTTTATATCAAGGAGCAGTCGGTATGGCTGCGGGTATGATTTTTCCTTTTTATATTTTGCTGCTTAAAGATATCGGGAACAGCTACTCTCAGTTTGGCTGGGCTTACGGTTTGTTCGCCTTGACAGCTGCGTTAAGTTTTCCGGTGATTGGCAAATTGGCAGACCGTATAGGCGATAAGTGGTTGATGCTTGTTTATTCCTGGGGAATGGCGCTGCTGTTGCTTGTGTTTCCGCTGGCATTTGAAATTTGGCATGTCTACGTTTTGCAAATTGCCATGGGACTGCTTGGAGCGGTACAGAAAAATACGGAAAAAACGGTGTTGGCCCGTACCGTTAAAAAGGAGACAGCCGGAAAAGAAATTGGTACCTACCATGTATGGACTTCCATCGGCATCTCGCTTGCTGTAATTGCGACTGGCTATTTAGTGGACTTTTTGACGATAGGGAGTATTTTTTATATAGCGTCTTTAGTTTTTGCGTGGAGCGGGTTTCATATAATGAAAATTGAAGATGTGCCGTCGGCGGCGAAATAA